The DNA window CAGTCCATGTGTCAATATGTTGATTATAAAATTTGTCGGTAAATCTATAACGACTTGGCGGTGACTATACACATTACCTGGAAAATCTACATATTCAACTGTGTGGTAAATGTGCATGTTAACTGGTTATTATGTATTGCCTAACCAGACAGGAAACCAAGGAGGTATTCCCACTTTTCCCACTGGAAAGGTTAATGTCAATGCAGACACTACACAGCCGTGTGGCAAGGTTCTCCCTTGCGTGGCACAGTAGCATTTTGCACTCtaattcatgttttttattgGGAAATAAAACACCTCCCAGATTTCCTGTCTTGTCAGGGAATAATAACTTGGTTAATATGCACACTGCAGTGTTGATGAATACATAGATTTCCCGGGGAATGTGTATGATTGTATTTTCATAACTTTGTTGTGTAAAAACAATGTTAGACCAGTTACAATCTAAGTGATCAGTCTGTTATTTTGCAGGTGTCTCTTGTGCCAGGCTCTGATGTCAAAGTCCCTAGACGAAAGCTTAACTGTCTGCGGACTGCAAATCCATCGGTCTACATAGGGGACCTTGCTGTGCTTGTCTACGGCAGGGAAACGCTGTCCCATTCAAGTTTGACGGGGAGACAGTCTGGGGCACACAAAGACATGGAATCCAAGCCACAACTCGATAACACAAAACTTGAAGCTATAGTTGGTGAGTGCATTTAATTAAAGGaaaatttcattaaaaataaattcctaAGCATTACTCATACAGTTCTTTTTACAAAATGACTGTAGTGTTCCATGTTGGAGGTGACGGTGGTTCAATTACTGTTACCTGTTATCAAATTATGCAAACAATGCACACAAAAAGCCCACTTTGATGATGCCCTAAAAACGCTTACCCTAATCTATGTAAAGGTAGGCGTTTAAAGGACATTTTCAGTTACATGTAAATATAGTATTTTGCAGATTGCATTAATATTCAGAAACTTatctgaaaaaaatacacaaaaactcAAGTTGAATTGCATATCCCTACATGCTCCTTTGACTGTTTATTGTGTTAATTCTGGATGGTAAATTTGGTGATAGAGAAATCAGTTATAAAGTAatgttttgatttgtatttgtgttttaactCACAGGCCATGCTCTGTTGAAATTTCCTAACATCAGCATCCATGATGTGAGACGCATCAtaagaaaaaaatgcaacaacGAAAGCTACACCAAGCAAGCTACTGCAAAGAAGACCGTATGAAAAGAACATTTAGTTGTGTGGTTCCTCTGCCATTTAACAGGGCAGAAACTAGAGGAGTACAACCTCTTTGTGGGGAGCTAGTGACCCTACATATGTGTTTATACTGTTTGTTGAACTGGACATCCAAAACAATATTTGTTTAGATTTGTagagaaaaaaactattttcattCCCGAGTTTTACCTTGTGTTCATGTATAGTTCGCTGGTTGTGTACATGCAAGTTAACATCAAGTCTGCATGCTTAAAGTACAGTTAATGGTTTATTTCAAGTATAAATACTATAAGCTAATNNNNNNNNNNNNNNNNNNNNCACAAAGAAATGGAATCCAAGCCACAACTCGATAACACAAAACTTGAAGCTATAGTTGGTGAGTGCATTTAATTAAAGGaaaatttcattaaaaataaattcctaAGCATTACTCATACAGTTCTTTTTACAAAATGACTGTAGTGTTCCATGTTGGAGGTGACGGTGGTTCAATTACTGTTACCTCCAACATGGAAAAAAATGATACCTTTCAAACATTATGTGAAAAGCCTCTAATCTCTAAAAGTCGAATCTGGGATCATCAGTTCAGATTTGTGAATGTGGCAAACAAATTATGCAAACAATGCACACAAAAAGCCCACTTTGATGATGCCCTAAAAACGCTTACCCTAATCTATGTAAAGGTAGGCGTTTAAAGGACATTTTCAGTTACATGTAAATATAGTATTTTGCAGATTGCATTAATATTCAGAAACttatctgaaaaaaataaaaaaaactcaagtTGAATTGCATATCCCTACATGCTCCTTTGACTGTTTATTGTGTTAATTCTGGATGGTAAATTTGGTGATAGAGAAATCAGTTATAAAGTAatgttttgatttgtatttgtgttttaactCACAGGCCATGCTCTGTCGAAATTTCCTAACATCAGCATCCATGATGTGAGACGCATCAtaagaaaaaaatgcaacaacGAAAGCTACACCAAGCAAGCTACTGCAAAGAAGACCGTATGAAAagaacatttagttttgtggtTCCTCTGCCATTTAACAGGGCAGAAACTAGAGGAGTACAACCTCTTTGTGGGGAGCTAGTGACCCTACATAtgtgttccccttcgagggaactcgaactgcgtcggttacgacactatgggaacgcctctaggcgaagcaggtctgaacgtgaatgaaatcactccaatcctattggcttgttgNNNNNNNNNNNNNNNNNNNNGTTTATACTGTTTGTTGAACTGGACATCCAaaacaatatttgtttaaaactttgatttgtagagaaaaaaactattttcattCCCGAGTTTTACCTTGTGTTCATGTATAGTTCGCTGGTTGTGTACATGCAAGTTAACATCAAGTCTGCAACTTTGATTTATAAAGTAAATGACTATTTTGACTCCTGAGTTTGTCTTGTGAATATTTATATGTGTAGTCCACTGGTAGAGTGAGTTAACATCAAGTGTACATAAAGTACAGTAAAAGGTATATTTCAAGTATAATACTAATATGTAAGTAGTAACCTAGTAGTACACAGcgcaaaaataatatataaatagtaAACTATAAGTATGATGTTATGTTCACTGAAAGAAAACTTACAAGTACACTTATAGTATAAAAACTATTAAACTAGTAGTTTACTGAGTAGTATACTTAAAACTGTACTTTCATAAACTACAAATCCAGGCTAGAAGTATCTAACTAGTAAACTAGCAGTATATCTATAAGTTCACTTGTAGTACAACTGcagtacaaaataaaacttggATGTAAACTAGTTGTGAACTCAAAGTTTACCACTCTTACACTTTAAGTATACTTAAAAGTATACTTTTATATACTAAAAAGTGGGCCAATTTAGTCCCAAGAAGTAATAAATTAGTACACTTACAAGTATGCTACTAGTACTATGATCTAAGTATACTTAGTATGTAAAGTATACTTGGGAAATATACTTGAACGTTACTTAAGTTTACTTAGTAAAATAAACTTGAAGTATACTTTATTTTGGTAAGGGAaggctttttatttttgctcGTCCATTTAATGGCACAttggagctaacgttagccatcaACTCTGACACGTTTcagaattctgtgttttaagcAGGGGTGGCTTGTTCATTAGGGCGACCGGGCGACGCACTGCCAAGCCGGGAAAGGCAGGggatttttctcacactttctaccacactgttagttagctgggactgtttttgacagacagtttgtctctgaatATCGCTGTCCAATCAGCGTCAAGTCGTGTTCCGTGGAGTCCCGCCTCTTTTGGTgcgatttcagtctggttgtaaatcgcccagatctctctcatagactttcatgtaaaggcagttttttttCAAGCTGCGGCCGCTGCAATGCAATCTCTATGGGTTTACGGGAGGGCTCACACTTACGTGTTTATGTAATGcgcccagcagcagagctacgcttctgccacctgaaaacGACTCTGCAGTcctccagcttgttgctctcacCACAACCAGCTGCTGTTTTAAAACATACATTCAGGCTGAAAATTCCACCGTGGTGTCAGGAGATGCAGCGACtttaccagcggtgagtaagacacactataaataatacatgtaatttgttaagctatgaggagaggaaaagccCGCTAGCCACAAGGCTAATTTATGCTCCATACAATGCCATAGGCTAAGCTAATAattgttattagttattattaagcCGAATTTTATGCctatgttaaatgtgattgttattaagccatgttttatatgtgttggtggagtcaatttaaagttagctgcacttaaccagtaacaattatttgatgtgttgttttttttcttttattgccagaaaCCACAGAAAAAAGAGGAGGTAGCATGATGTGGCCACCACTGGCATCTTGTCTGAGCAGGATAAAAAGAAGGAGAAGTAGGAAAGCAACatagaaaataaaccaaaaacagtataaaataccttttatatttccccttacatgccttgttgtttatgtgtaaatactgCACTTTATTCTgataaaataaaaggtttgtcacagATAAATCAGATGATTTTGAGAGTCAtcctttttttcattattgctaaagtagttgcctttacatccaaaggtCTAAAGATCTGTTGATCTTAACTgtggactgttcattcattgCAGACACTGAGAATGAACTTATGTATGTAGCtgttcacatactgtacagtatgtagcctaaggaATAATCCTTGTCTTACAGCAGACTTAGACCATTGAACTGGTCACCTTAGCCATCATCGCAACA is part of the Micropterus dolomieu isolate WLL.071019.BEF.003 ecotype Adirondacks unplaced genomic scaffold, ASM2129224v1 contig_14600, whole genome shotgun sequence genome and encodes:
- the LOC123966941 gene encoding uncharacterized protein LOC123966941, translating into MLGDNYSDLCKKREEFIKGEDIWNQTLKRKTKPNSRWMKDVEEEDERPTKQSFRIVTKLKEVIEKVTHQTSTSASNWSTPTASVDSPASACVSPEVVSDDMVSLVPGSDVKVPRRKLNCLRTANPSVYIGDLAVLVYGRETLSHSSLTGRQSGAHKDMESKPQLDNTKLEAIVGHALLKFPNISIHDVRRIIRKKCNNESYTKQATAKKTV